One window of Streptomyces sp. SUK 48 genomic DNA carries:
- a CDS encoding phosphatidylinositol mannoside acyltransferase: MSVADRLSDALYGAGWSTVKKLPEPVAARLGRTVADLVWKKRGKGVLRLEANYARVVPGASPERLAELSREGMRSYLRYWMESFRLPAWSPERIKGGFVPKDIHHLTEGLAAGKGVILALPHLANWDLAGAWVTTELRTPFTTVAERLKPETLYDRFVAYREGLGMEVLPHSGGSAFGTLARRLRDGGLVCLVADRDLSASGVEVDFFGEKARMPAGPALLAQHTGALLLPVTLWYDDSPVMRGQVHPPIEVPETGTRAEKASVMTQALADAFATGIAEHPEDWHMLQRLWLADLDPAKGPS, from the coding sequence GTGAGCGTCGCGGACCGGCTGAGCGACGCGCTGTACGGCGCGGGCTGGAGCACCGTCAAGAAGCTCCCGGAGCCCGTCGCCGCCCGCCTGGGGCGGACCGTCGCGGACCTCGTCTGGAAGAAGCGCGGCAAGGGCGTGCTGCGCCTGGAGGCGAACTATGCGCGCGTGGTGCCCGGCGCGAGCCCCGAGCGCCTCGCGGAGCTCTCCCGCGAGGGCATGCGCTCCTATCTGCGCTACTGGATGGAGTCCTTCCGGCTGCCCGCCTGGAGCCCCGAGCGGATCAAGGGCGGCTTCGTCCCCAAGGACATACACCACCTGACCGAGGGCCTGGCCGCCGGCAAGGGCGTGATCCTCGCCCTGCCGCACCTGGCCAACTGGGACCTGGCCGGTGCCTGGGTCACCACCGAGCTGCGCACCCCGTTCACCACGGTCGCCGAGCGCCTCAAGCCCGAGACGCTCTACGACCGCTTCGTCGCCTACCGCGAGGGCCTCGGCATGGAGGTGCTGCCGCACAGCGGCGGCTCCGCCTTCGGCACCCTGGCCCGCAGGCTGCGTGACGGCGGTCTGGTCTGCCTGGTCGCCGACCGCGATCTGTCCGCCTCCGGCGTCGAGGTCGACTTCTTCGGCGAGAAGGCCCGGATGCCCGCGGGCCCCGCCCTGCTCGCCCAGCACACCGGCGCCCTGCTGCTGCCGGTCACCCTCTGGTACGACGACTCGCCGGTCATGCGGGGCCAGGTACACCCCCCGATCGAGGTGCCGGAGACGGGTACCCGCGCCGAGAAGGCGTCCGTCATGACCCAGGCCCTGGCCGACGCCTTCGCCACCGGGATCGCCGAGCACCCGGAGGACTGGCACATGCTCCAGCGGCTGTGGCTCGCCGACCTCGACCCCGCGAAGGGACCCTCGTGA
- a CDS encoding glycosyltransferase family 4 protein, protein MRIGIVCPYSWDVPGGVQFHIRDLAEYFIRLGHEVSVLAPADDDTPLPPYVVSAGRAVPVPYNGSVARLNFGFLSAARVRRWLHDGAFDVVHIHEPTSPSLGLLTCWAAQGPIVATFHTSNPRSRAMIAAYSILQAALEKISARIAVSEYARRTLVEHLGGDAVVIPNGVDVDFFAKAAPKPEWQGETIGFIGRIDEPRKGLPVLMKALPRIMAARPGARLLVAGRGDEEAAVENLPAELRSRVEFLGMVSDEDKARLLRSVDVYVAPNTGGESFGIILVEAMSAGAPVLASDLDAFVQVLDQGRAGEIFANEDADALADAAVRLLADPERRAALRAHGSAHVRRFDWSTVGADILSVYETVTDGTTAVAADERSTGLRARFGLARD, encoded by the coding sequence GTGAGAATCGGGATCGTCTGCCCGTACTCCTGGGACGTGCCCGGAGGCGTCCAGTTCCACATCCGCGACCTCGCCGAGTACTTCATCCGCCTCGGCCACGAGGTCTCGGTGCTGGCCCCGGCCGACGACGACACCCCGCTGCCGCCCTACGTCGTCTCCGCGGGCCGCGCGGTCCCGGTGCCGTACAACGGCTCGGTGGCCCGGCTGAACTTCGGCTTCCTGTCGGCGGCGCGGGTACGGCGCTGGCTGCACGACGGCGCGTTCGACGTGGTGCACATCCACGAGCCGACCTCGCCCTCGCTGGGCCTGCTCACCTGCTGGGCGGCGCAGGGCCCCATCGTGGCCACCTTCCACACCTCCAACCCGCGCTCGCGGGCGATGATCGCCGCGTACTCGATCCTCCAGGCCGCCCTGGAGAAGATCAGCGCCCGGATCGCGGTCAGCGAGTACGCCCGGCGCACGCTGGTCGAGCACCTGGGCGGGGACGCGGTGGTCATCCCGAACGGCGTCGACGTCGACTTCTTCGCGAAGGCCGCGCCGAAACCCGAGTGGCAGGGGGAGACGATCGGCTTCATCGGCCGGATCGACGAGCCCCGCAAGGGACTGCCCGTGCTGATGAAGGCCCTGCCGAGGATCATGGCCGCCCGTCCCGGCGCACGGCTGCTGGTCGCGGGCCGCGGCGACGAGGAGGCGGCCGTCGAGAACCTGCCCGCGGAGCTGCGCTCCCGGGTGGAGTTCCTCGGCATGGTCAGCGACGAGGACAAGGCCCGTCTGCTGCGCAGCGTGGACGTGTACGTGGCGCCCAACACCGGCGGCGAGAGCTTCGGCATCATCCTGGTCGAGGCCATGTCGGCGGGCGCCCCCGTGCTCGCCTCCGACCTCGACGCCTTCGTCCAGGTCCTCGACCAGGGGCGGGCGGGCGAGATCTTCGCCAATGAGGACGCGGACGCGCTCGCGGATGCCGCCGTACGGCTGCTGGCCGACCCGGAGCGCCGGGCCGCGCTGCGCGCGCACGGCAGCGCCCATGTGCGGCGCTTCGACTGGTCCACGGTCGGCGCGGACATCCTCTCCGTCTACGAGACGGTCACGGACGGCACGACGGCGGTCGCGGCGGACGAGCGGTCGACGGGACTGCGGGCACGGTTCGGGCTGGCGCGGGACTGA
- the pdxS gene encoding pyridoxal 5'-phosphate synthase lyase subunit PdxS, with product MSTTENQAPETGTARVKRGMAEQLKGGVIMDVVTPEQAKIAEDAGAVAVMALERVPADIRKDGGVARMSDPDMIEGIIDAVSIPVMAKSRIGHFVEAQVLQSLGVDYIDESEVLTPADEVNHSDKWAFTTPFVCGATNLGEALRRIAEGAAMIRSKGEAGTGNVVEAVRHLRQIKGEIAKLRGCDNNELFAAAKELRAPYELVKEVAELGKLPVVLFSAGGVATPADAALMRQLGAEGVFVGSGIFKSGDPAKRAAAIVKATTFYDDPKIIAEASRNLGEAMVGINCDTLPETERYANRGW from the coding sequence GTGTCCACCACCGAGAACCAGGCTCCCGAGACCGGCACCGCCCGCGTGAAGCGCGGCATGGCCGAGCAGCTCAAGGGCGGCGTCATCATGGACGTCGTCACCCCGGAGCAGGCGAAGATCGCCGAGGACGCGGGCGCCGTCGCCGTCATGGCCCTGGAGCGGGTCCCGGCCGACATCCGCAAGGACGGCGGCGTGGCCCGGATGTCCGACCCGGACATGATCGAGGGCATCATCGACGCCGTCTCGATCCCGGTCATGGCCAAGTCCCGCATCGGCCACTTCGTCGAGGCCCAGGTCCTGCAGTCCCTCGGTGTGGACTACATCGACGAGTCCGAGGTCCTCACCCCGGCCGACGAGGTCAACCACTCGGACAAGTGGGCGTTCACCACCCCGTTCGTGTGCGGTGCCACCAACCTGGGCGAGGCCCTGCGCCGTATCGCCGAGGGCGCCGCGATGATCCGCTCCAAGGGCGAGGCCGGCACCGGCAACGTCGTGGAGGCCGTGCGCCACCTGCGCCAGATCAAGGGCGAGATCGCCAAGCTGCGCGGCTGCGACAACAACGAGCTGTTCGCCGCCGCCAAGGAGCTGCGCGCCCCCTACGAGCTGGTCAAGGAGGTCGCCGAGCTGGGCAAGCTCCCCGTGGTGCTGTTCTCCGCCGGCGGCGTGGCCACCCCGGCCGACGCGGCCCTGATGCGTCAGCTCGGCGCCGAGGGCGTGTTCGTCGGCTCCGGCATCTTCAAGTCCGGCGACCCGGCCAAGCGCGCCGCCGCCATCGTGAAGGCCACCACCTTCTACGACGACCCGAAGATCATCGCGGAGGCGTCGCGCAACCTCGGCGAGGCCATGGTCGGCATCAACTGCGACACCCTCCCCGAGACCGAGCGCTACGCGAACCGCGGCTGGTAA
- the pdxT gene encoding pyridoxal 5'-phosphate synthase glutaminase subunit PdxT, producing the protein MNTPVIGVLALQGDVREHLIALAAADAVARPVRRPEELAEVDGLVLPGGESTTISKLAVLFGVMEPLRARVRAGLPVYGTCAGMIMLADKILDPRSGQETIGGIDMIVRRNAFGRQNESFEAAVDVRGVAGDPVEGVFIRAPWVESVGADAEVLAEHGGHIVAVRQGNALATSFHPELTGDHRVHALFVDMVRANATAESL; encoded by the coding sequence ATGAACACTCCTGTCATCGGTGTCCTGGCGCTCCAGGGCGACGTACGGGAGCACCTCATCGCCCTGGCCGCGGCGGACGCCGTGGCCAGGCCGGTGCGGCGCCCCGAGGAACTCGCCGAGGTCGACGGCCTCGTCCTGCCCGGCGGCGAGTCCACCACCATCTCCAAGCTGGCCGTGCTCTTCGGCGTGATGGAGCCGCTGCGCGCCCGGGTGCGGGCCGGCCTGCCCGTCTACGGCACCTGCGCGGGCATGATCATGCTGGCCGACAAGATCCTCGACCCGCGCTCGGGCCAGGAGACCATCGGCGGCATCGACATGATCGTGCGCCGTAACGCCTTCGGACGCCAGAACGAGTCCTTCGAGGCCGCGGTCGACGTGCGCGGTGTCGCGGGCGATCCTGTGGAGGGCGTCTTCATCCGCGCTCCCTGGGTGGAGTCCGTGGGCGCGGACGCGGAGGTGCTCGCCGAGCACGGCGGCCACATCGTCGCCGTCCGCCAGGGCAACGCGCTCGCCACGTCGTTCCATCCGGAGCTGACCGGCGACCACCGGGTGCACGCCCTGTTCGTCGACATGGTGCGCGCCAACGCCACCGCGGAGTCCTTGTAG
- a CDS encoding YebC/PmpR family DNA-binding transcriptional regulator has protein sequence MSGHSKWATTKHKKAVIDAKRGKLFAKLIKNIEVAARMGGVDLEGNPTLYDAVQKAKKQSVPNKNIDSAIKRGGGLEAGGADYETIMYEGYGPNGVAVLIECLTDNRNRAASDVRVAMTRNGGNMADPGSVSYLFHRKGVIIVPKGELTEDDVLGAVLDAGAEEVNDLGESFEVLSEATDLVAVRTALQEAGIDYDSAEANFVPTMQVELDEEGARKIFKLIDALEDSDDVQNVFANFDVSDEVMEKVDA, from the coding sequence ATGTCCGGCCACTCTAAATGGGCTACGACGAAGCACAAGAAGGCCGTGATCGACGCCAAGCGCGGCAAGCTCTTCGCGAAGCTGATCAAGAACATCGAGGTCGCGGCGCGCATGGGCGGTGTCGACCTCGAGGGCAACCCGACGCTCTATGACGCCGTCCAGAAGGCCAAGAAGCAGTCGGTCCCGAACAAGAACATCGACTCGGCGATCAAGCGCGGTGGCGGTCTCGAGGCCGGCGGTGCCGACTACGAGACGATCATGTACGAGGGTTACGGCCCGAACGGTGTCGCGGTGCTCATCGAGTGCCTCACCGACAACCGCAACCGCGCCGCCTCCGACGTGCGCGTGGCCATGACCCGCAACGGCGGCAACATGGCCGACCCGGGCTCGGTGTCGTACCTCTTCCACCGCAAGGGCGTCATCATCGTCCCCAAGGGCGAGCTGACCGAGGACGACGTGCTCGGTGCCGTCCTGGACGCCGGTGCCGAGGAGGTCAACGACCTCGGCGAGTCCTTCGAGGTGCTCAGCGAGGCCACCGACCTGGTCGCGGTCCGCACCGCCCTCCAGGAGGCCGGGATCGACTACGACTCCGCCGAGGCCAACTTCGTCCCGACCATGCAGGTCGAGCTGGACGAGGAGGGCGCCAGGAAGATCTTCAAGCTGATCGACGCCCTGGAGGACAGCGACGACGTGCAGAACGTCTTCGCCAACTTCGACGTGAGCGACGAGGTCATGGAGAAGGTCGACGCGTAA
- the ruvC gene encoding crossover junction endodeoxyribonuclease RuvC encodes MRVLGVDPGLTRCGVGVVEGVAGRPLTMIGVGVVRTPADAELSRRLLAVEQGIEAWLDEHRPECVAVERVFSQHNVRTVMGTAQASAVAMLCAARRGIPVALHTPSEVKAAVTGSGRADKAQVGAMVTRLLRLAAPPKPADAADALALAICHIWRAPAQNRLQQAVALHTAHATKGRTA; translated from the coding sequence GTGCGGGTACTGGGGGTGGACCCGGGGCTGACCCGGTGCGGGGTCGGCGTGGTCGAGGGGGTCGCGGGGCGCCCGCTGACCATGATCGGCGTCGGTGTCGTGCGCACCCCCGCGGACGCCGAGCTCAGCCGGCGGCTGCTCGCCGTCGAGCAGGGCATCGAGGCGTGGCTGGACGAACACCGGCCCGAGTGCGTCGCCGTGGAGCGCGTCTTCAGCCAGCACAACGTACGCACCGTGATGGGCACCGCCCAGGCCAGCGCCGTCGCCATGCTGTGCGCCGCCCGCCGCGGCATCCCCGTCGCACTGCACACCCCCAGCGAGGTCAAGGCCGCCGTCACCGGCTCGGGCCGCGCCGACAAGGCCCAGGTCGGCGCCATGGTCACCCGGCTGCTCCGGCTCGCCGCGCCCCCCAAGCCCGCCGACGCGGCCGACGCCCTCGCCCTCGCCATCTGCCACATCTGGCGCGCCCCCGCCCAGAACCGCCTCCAGCAGGCCGTCGCCCTGCACACCGCCCACGCAACGAAAGGCCGTACGGCATGA
- the ruvA gene encoding Holliday junction branch migration protein RuvA has product MIAFVSGTVAALAPDAAVVEVGGVGMSVQCTPDTLSTLRVGQPAKLHTSLVVREDSLTLYGFADDDARQVFVLLQTASGVGPRLAQAMLAVHSPDALRRAVATGDEKALTAVPGIGKKGAQKLLLELKDRLGAPAGTAPAVGAPVTQGWRDQLHAALIGLGYATREAEEAVTAVAPQAEAAGGIPQVGPLLKAALQTLNRAR; this is encoded by the coding sequence ATGATCGCGTTCGTCAGCGGCACGGTCGCCGCGCTCGCCCCCGACGCCGCGGTGGTGGAGGTCGGCGGTGTCGGCATGTCCGTCCAGTGCACCCCGGACACGCTCTCCACGCTCCGCGTCGGACAGCCCGCCAAACTCCACACCTCCCTGGTCGTCCGCGAGGACTCGCTGACCCTGTACGGCTTCGCGGACGACGACGCCCGCCAGGTCTTCGTCCTGCTCCAGACCGCCAGCGGCGTCGGCCCCCGCCTCGCCCAGGCCATGCTCGCCGTGCACAGCCCCGACGCGCTGCGCCGGGCCGTCGCCACCGGTGACGAGAAGGCCCTCACCGCCGTCCCCGGCATCGGCAAGAAGGGCGCCCAGAAACTGCTCCTGGAACTGAAGGACCGCCTCGGCGCGCCCGCCGGCACCGCCCCCGCCGTCGGCGCCCCGGTCACCCAGGGCTGGCGCGACCAGCTGCACGCGGCCCTCATCGGCCTCGGCTACGCCACCCGCGAGGCCGAGGAAGCCGTCACCGCCGTGGCCCCGCAGGCCGAGGCCGCTGGCGGCATCCCGCAGGTCGGCCCGCTCCTGAAGGCCGCCCTGCAGACCCTGAACCGCGCACGCTGA
- the ruvB gene encoding Holliday junction branch migration DNA helicase RuvB, which yields MNWDDMADTAGTPAAERLVGSAADGEDQAVEAALRPKDLGEFIGQEKVREQLDLVLRAARARGATADHVLLSGAPGLGKTTLSMIIAAEMGAPIRITSGPAIQHAGDLAAILSSLQEGEVLFLDEIHRMSRPAEEMLYMAMEDFRVDVIVGKGPGATAIPLELPPFTLVGATTRAGLLPPPLRDRFGFTAHMEFYEPRELERVVHRSAQLLDVGIETDGAAEIAGRSRGTPRIANRLLRRVRDYAQVKADGLITRDIAAAALAVYEVDARGLDRLDRAVLQALLKLFGGGPVGLSTLAVAVGEERETVEEVAEPFLVREGLLARTPRGRVATPAAWTHLGLTPPGSATPGNGQPDLFGA from the coding sequence ATGAACTGGGACGACATGGCCGACACCGCCGGTACGCCCGCCGCCGAGCGGCTGGTGGGCTCCGCCGCCGACGGCGAGGACCAGGCCGTCGAGGCCGCCCTGCGCCCCAAGGATCTCGGCGAGTTCATCGGCCAGGAGAAGGTCCGCGAACAGCTCGACCTGGTGCTGCGGGCGGCCCGCGCGCGCGGCGCCACCGCCGACCACGTCCTGCTCTCCGGCGCCCCCGGCCTCGGCAAGACCACCCTGTCGATGATCATCGCGGCCGAGATGGGCGCCCCCATCCGCATCACCTCGGGCCCCGCCATCCAGCACGCCGGCGACCTCGCCGCGATCCTCTCCTCCCTCCAGGAGGGCGAGGTGCTCTTCCTGGACGAGATCCACCGCATGTCCCGGCCCGCCGAGGAGATGCTGTACATGGCGATGGAGGACTTCCGCGTCGACGTCATCGTCGGCAAGGGCCCCGGCGCCACCGCCATCCCCCTCGAACTGCCCCCGTTCACCCTGGTCGGCGCCACCACCCGGGCCGGTCTGCTGCCGCCCCCGCTGCGCGACCGCTTCGGCTTCACCGCGCACATGGAGTTCTACGAGCCCCGCGAACTGGAGCGCGTCGTGCACCGCTCCGCGCAGCTCCTGGACGTCGGCATCGAGACGGACGGCGCCGCCGAGATCGCGGGCCGCTCCCGCGGCACCCCCCGTATCGCCAACCGCCTGCTGCGCCGCGTCCGCGACTACGCGCAGGTCAAGGCGGACGGCCTGATCACCCGGGACATCGCCGCGGCCGCCCTCGCCGTCTACGAGGTCGACGCGCGGGGCCTCGACCGGCTGGACCGCGCGGTCCTGCAGGCGTTGCTGAAGCTCTTCGGCGGCGGCCCCGTCGGCCTGTCCACGCTGGCCGTCGCGGTGGGGGAGGAGCGGGAGACCGTCGAGGAGGTCGCCGAACCCTTCCTGGTGCGCGAGGGACTGCTGGCCCGCACCCCGCGCGGCCGCGTCGCCACGCCCGCCGCCTGGACGCACCTCGGTCTCACCCCGCCCGGCTCCGCCACCCCGGGAAACGGACAACCGGACCTGTTCGGGGCGTGA